Proteins co-encoded in one Candidatus Zixiibacteriota bacterium genomic window:
- the yajC gene encoding preprotein translocase subunit YajC has product MNYDWMLLMTGPSGGGGGTVAMLVWIGLLFVMMYFLLIRPQRKRQREHEKLISELKKGDKVVTTGGLFGTIFAIDDEKGRIILRINEETKLEFLKTAIAGKVEK; this is encoded by the coding sequence TTGAATTACGATTGGATGCTGCTGATGACCGGACCGTCGGGGGGCGGCGGTGGCACCGTAGCGATGCTGGTCTGGATTGGTCTTTTGTTTGTAATGATGTACTTCCTGCTGATTCGCCCCCAGCGGAAGAGACAAAGAGAACACGAGAAGCTCATCAGTGAGCTCAAGAAAGGCGATAAAGTTGTAACGACCGGCGGTCTGTTCGGGACCATTTTCGCCATCGATGACGAAAAAGGACGAATCATCCTTCGCATCAATGAAGAGACGAAACTGGAGTTCCTGAAGACAGCTATCGCCGGCAAAGTGGAGAAGTAG
- a CDS encoding formyltransferase family protein, protein MKIVFMGTPEFARAILNSLLDSEHDTLTVVTGQDKPVGRSRVPTPTVVRQLAEKHKLPVLTPRSLKDDALYYSLLNLNADLFIVAAFRIL, encoded by the coding sequence ATGAAGATTGTTTTCATGGGAACGCCGGAGTTTGCCCGCGCGATCCTGAACAGCCTGCTTGACAGCGAACATGATACCCTGACGGTGGTAACCGGACAGGACAAGCCGGTCGGGCGCAGCCGCGTGCCGACACCGACAGTAGTGCGCCAACTCGCCGAGAAGCACAAGCTGCCGGTGCTGACACCCCGGTCGCTCAAAGATGACGCGCTCTATTACTCGCTGCTCAACCTGAACGCCGACTTGTTCATCGTAGCGGCGTTTCGGATACT
- the def gene encoding peptide deformylase, with protein sequence MAERPIVIYGDPVLREVAQPVEKIDQGIKDLVSDMVDTLKQARGLGLAASQVGTALRLFIVDLSAIDIDQTLRVFINPEIVETEGEIEMEEGCLSFPDLFLKVTRPERVKVRATDLEGRRFEMTADGIAARAILHEYDHTEGKLYVDYLTPLARTMLRGRLRKLAAAS encoded by the coding sequence GTGGCTGAGCGACCGATCGTCATTTACGGCGACCCGGTGTTGCGGGAAGTAGCCCAACCGGTCGAGAAAATCGACCAGGGGATCAAAGACCTGGTGTCCGATATGGTGGACACCCTGAAACAGGCACGCGGACTCGGCCTGGCCGCCAGCCAGGTCGGAACTGCGCTGCGGCTCTTTATTGTCGACCTCTCAGCGATCGATATCGATCAAACCCTCAGAGTGTTTATCAATCCGGAAATTGTCGAGACCGAAGGTGAGATAGAGATGGAAGAAGGGTGTCTCTCGTTTCCGGATCTGTTTCTCAAAGTAACCCGCCCGGAGCGGGTCAAAGTTCGCGCGACCGACCTGGAGGGCAGACGGTTCGAGATGACCGCCGACGGTATTGCGGCGCGCGCTATTCTGCATGAGTACGATCACACTGAGGGAAAGCTGTACGTCGATTATCTCACGCCGCTGGCCCGGACCATGCTCCGGGGACGGCTGAGAAAACTGGCCGCCGCGTCCTGA